From Streptomyces griseorubiginosus, one genomic window encodes:
- the araA gene encoding L-arabinose isomerase: protein MNTNAPAYPDHEIWFLTGSQGLYGDDVLRQVAEQSRSISETLGRPGKVPVKIVWKPVLTDAEAIRRMCQEASASDTCVGVIAWMHTFSPAKMWIAGLSALDVPLLHLHTQYNLSLPWPSIDMDFMNLNQAAHGDREFGHIESRVGVDRKIVAGHATDPRVIRRIAAWARAAAGRHASRGLRLARFGDNMRDVAVTEGDKVEAQIRFGFSVNTYGVNDLVAVVDEVEDKAAAELAAEYVELYDVVPSLRPGGIRHDSLLYAARQEIGLRTFLTEGGFTAFTTNFEDLGGLRQLPGLAVQRLMADGFGFGGEGDWKTSALLRTMKVMGQGQPGGTSFMEDYTYHLGPGEPRILGAHMLEVCPSVAADRPSCEIHPLSIGGREDPVRLVFNAAEGPAVVVGLSDLGDRFRLTANAVDVISPNEPLPQLPVARAVWKPQPSLAESAESWLLAGAPHHTVLSSAVDIETLTDYASMTGVELLTIDQNTTTEQFAKEIRWNAAYHRLAQAL, encoded by the coding sequence ATGAACACCAACGCCCCCGCTTATCCCGATCACGAGATCTGGTTTCTCACCGGCAGCCAGGGCCTGTACGGCGACGACGTGCTGCGCCAGGTGGCGGAGCAGTCGCGGAGCATCTCCGAGACGCTGGGCCGTCCGGGCAAGGTGCCGGTCAAGATCGTGTGGAAGCCGGTGCTGACCGATGCCGAGGCGATCCGCCGGATGTGCCAGGAGGCTTCCGCGTCCGACACCTGCGTGGGTGTGATCGCGTGGATGCACACCTTCTCGCCGGCGAAGATGTGGATCGCGGGCCTGAGCGCGCTGGACGTGCCGCTGCTGCACCTGCACACCCAGTACAACCTGTCGCTGCCCTGGCCGAGCATCGACATGGACTTCATGAACCTCAACCAAGCAGCCCACGGGGACCGGGAGTTCGGCCACATCGAGTCCCGCGTGGGCGTGGACCGCAAGATCGTCGCCGGTCATGCCACCGACCCGCGCGTGATCCGCCGGATCGCCGCCTGGGCCCGGGCCGCCGCGGGCCGGCACGCCTCGCGCGGCCTGCGCCTGGCCCGCTTCGGCGACAACATGCGCGATGTCGCGGTCACCGAGGGCGACAAGGTCGAGGCCCAGATACGGTTCGGGTTCTCCGTCAACACCTACGGCGTCAACGACCTGGTGGCCGTGGTCGACGAGGTCGAGGACAAGGCGGCGGCCGAACTCGCCGCCGAGTACGTCGAGTTGTACGACGTCGTGCCCTCCCTGCGTCCCGGCGGCATCCGCCACGACTCCCTGCTGTACGCGGCCCGCCAGGAGATCGGCCTGCGCACCTTCCTGACCGAGGGCGGCTTCACCGCGTTCACCACCAACTTCGAGGACCTGGGCGGGCTGCGCCAGCTTCCCGGCCTGGCCGTGCAGCGGCTGATGGCGGACGGCTTCGGCTTCGGCGGCGAGGGCGACTGGAAGACCTCCGCGCTGCTGCGCACGATGAAGGTGATGGGCCAGGGACAGCCCGGCGGCACCTCCTTCATGGAGGACTACACCTACCACCTGGGCCCCGGCGAACCGCGCATCCTGGGCGCCCACATGCTGGAGGTCTGCCCCTCGGTGGCCGCCGACCGTCCCAGCTGTGAGATCCACCCGCTGTCCATCGGCGGCCGTGAGGACCCGGTCCGCCTGGTCTTCAACGCGGCCGAGGGCCCCGCCGTCGTCGTGGGCCTGTCCGACCTGGGCGACCGTTTCCGCCTCACCGCCAACGCCGTGGACGTCATCTCCCCCAACGAGCCGCTGCCCCAGCTCCCCGTCGCCCGCGCGGTCTGGAAGCCACAGCCCTCGCTGGCCGAGTCCGCCGAGAGCTGGCTGCTGGCGGGCGCCCCGCACCACACCGTCCTCAGCTCGGCGGTCGACATCGAGACCCTCACCGACTACGCGTCCATGACCGGCGTCGAACTGCTCACCATCGACCAGAACACCACCACCGAGCAGTTCGCCAAGGAGATCCGGTGGAACGCCGCCTACCACCGACTCGCCCAGGCCCTGTGA